Proteins found in one Pongo pygmaeus isolate AG05252 chromosome 8, NHGRI_mPonPyg2-v2.0_pri, whole genome shotgun sequence genomic segment:
- the LOC129006872 gene encoding aldo-keto reductase family 1 member C1-like has protein sequence MDSKYQCVKLNDSHFMPVLGFGTYAPAEVPKTKALEATKLAIEAGFRHIDSAHVYNNEEQVGLAIRSKIADGSVKREDIFYTSKLWSNSHRPELVRPALERSLKNLQLDYVDLYLIHFPVSVKPGEEVIPKDENGKILFDTVDLCATWEAMEKCKDAGLAKSIGVSNFNRRQLEMILNKPGLKYKPVCNQVECHPYFNQRKLLDFCKSKDIVLVAYSALGSHREEQWVDPNSPVLLEDPVLCALAKKHKRTPALIALRYQLQRGVVVLAKSYNEQRIRENVQVFDFQLTSEDMKTIDGLNRNMRYLTLDIFAGPPNYPFSDEY, from the exons ATGGATTCGAAATACCAGTGTGTGAAGCTGAATGATAGTCACTTCATGCCTGTCCTGGGATTTGGCACCTATGCGCCCGCAGag GTTCCTAAAACTAAAGCTTTAGAGGCCACCAAATTGGCAATAGAAGCCGGGTTCCGCCATATTGATTCTGCACATGTTTACAATAATGAGGAGCAGGTTGGACTGGCCATCCGAAGCAAGATTGCAGATGGCAGTGTGAAGAGAGAAGACATATTCTACACTTCAAAG CTTTGGAGCAATTCCCATCGACCAGAGTTGGTCCGACCAGCCTTGGAAAGGTCACTGAAAAATCTTCAACTGGACTATGTTGACCTCTATCTTATTCATTTTCCAGTGTCTGTAAAG CCAGGTGAGGAGGTGATCCCaaaagatgaaaatggaaaaatactatTTGACACAGTGGATCTCTGTGCCACGTGGGAG GCCATGGAGAAGTGTAAAGATGCAGGATTGGCCAAGTCCATCGGGGTGTCCAACTTCAACCGCAGGCAGCTGGAGATGATCCTCAACAAGCCAGGGCTCAAGTACAAGCCTGTCTGCAACCAG GTGGAATGTCATCCTTACTTCAACCAGAGAAAACTGCTGGATTTCTGCAAGTCAAAAGACATTGTTCTGGTTGCTTATAGTGCTCTGGGATCCCACCGAGAAGAACAATG GGTGGACCCGAACTCCCCGGTTCTCTTGGAGGACCCAGTCCTTTGTGCCTTGGCAAAAAAGCACAAGCGAACCCCAGCCCTGATTGCCCTGCGCTACCAGCTTCAGCGTGGGGTTGTGGTCCTGGCCAAGAGCTACAATGAGCAGCGGATCAGAGAGAATGTCCAG GTGTTTGACTTCCAGTTGACTTCAGAAGACATGAAAACCATAGATGGCCTAAACAGAAATATGCGATATTTGACCCTTGATAT